The Aulosira sp. FACHB-615 genome includes a window with the following:
- a CDS encoding site-2 protease family protein: MFASSETPIIGTILLVAFGILGWGFYRARPFGKLGILAWLQSVVLMTPWLLFFGLFAAGVYLNIVGILFLVVASAGLYIYLGRQLRAAGQDAILKQRATERLAADTTPEGNTAPVTAELQIEVLSIPEADLSAIKGIFGLDTFFATETIAYQEGAIFKGNLRGEPQEVHNRLSANLQERLGEQYRLFLVENTDGKPVVIVLPSRNDPRPTTAGQKAFAGILLIATIATCLETAGLLLNFDLFANPAKFTQALPIGLGIFVILIAHEIGHWVLARRYQVRLGWPFFLPAVQIGSFGSITRFESLLPNRTALFDISLAGPAAGGIVSLVMLIVGLLLSHPGSLFQLPNQFFQGSILVGSLARVVLGSALQSSLVNVHPLVIIGWLGLVITALNLMPAGALDGGRIVQAIYGRTTAKRATFATLVLLALVSLGNTLAMYWAIVILLLQRDLERPSLNEISEPDDARAALGLLALFLMIATLLPLTPGLAGRLGIG, from the coding sequence ATGTTTGCTTCTTCAGAGACTCCTATAATTGGGACAATTTTATTAGTAGCTTTCGGCATATTAGGCTGGGGCTTTTATCGCGCCAGACCTTTTGGAAAACTGGGAATCTTAGCCTGGTTGCAGTCAGTGGTTTTGATGACTCCCTGGCTGTTATTTTTTGGTTTGTTTGCTGCTGGCGTTTATCTCAACATTGTCGGCATATTGTTCTTAGTAGTAGCTTCTGCCGGGTTATACATCTACCTCGGCAGACAATTACGGGCGGCGGGACAAGATGCCATCCTTAAGCAACGGGCAACAGAAAGGCTGGCTGCTGACACCACACCAGAAGGTAATACAGCACCAGTCACCGCCGAACTCCAAATTGAAGTATTATCAATTCCCGAAGCTGACTTGAGTGCCATTAAAGGCATTTTTGGACTGGATACATTTTTCGCCACAGAAACGATCGCCTACCAAGAAGGCGCTATCTTTAAAGGTAATTTACGCGGCGAACCCCAAGAAGTTCACAACCGCCTCAGCGCCAACTTACAAGAACGTCTCGGTGAGCAATATCGCCTGTTTTTAGTAGAAAATACAGACGGTAAACCTGTAGTGATTGTATTACCTAGCCGTAACGATCCTCGTCCCACCACCGCAGGTCAGAAAGCCTTTGCTGGTATTCTGCTCATCGCTACCATTGCTACCTGTTTAGAAACTGCCGGGTTACTCCTCAACTTTGATTTATTTGCCAACCCAGCCAAGTTCACCCAAGCCTTACCCATCGGCCTCGGCATTTTTGTCATTTTAATCGCCCACGAAATTGGTCATTGGGTACTGGCGCGGCGTTATCAAGTCCGTCTTGGCTGGCCTTTCTTTTTACCTGCTGTACAAATTGGTTCCTTTGGTTCAATTACTCGCTTTGAATCTCTCTTACCCAACCGCACAGCATTATTTGATATTAGTTTGGCAGGGCCGGCTGCTGGCGGTATCGTCTCTTTAGTCATGTTAATTGTCGGCTTACTGCTTTCCCACCCAGGCAGTTTATTTCAATTACCCAATCAATTTTTCCAAGGTTCCATTTTAGTCGGCAGCTTGGCGCGAGTCGTCCTCGGTTCCGCCTTACAATCATCCTTAGTTAACGTCCATCCCTTAGTAATTATTGGTTGGCTGGGTTTAGTCATCACCGCTTTAAACCTTATGCCTGCTGGTGCTTTAGATGGTGGACGCATCGTGCAAGCAATTTATGGACGTACAACTGCGAAAAGAGCCACATTTGCCACTTTAGTTTTGCTGGCGTTAGTTTCTCTCGGTAACACCTTGGCAATGTATTGGGCAATTGTCATTCTTTTATTACAACGAGATTTAGAACGCCCCAGCTTAAACGAAATCAGCGAACCCGATGACGCTAGAGCCGCATTAGGTTTGTTGGCATTATTCCTAATGATTGCCACTCTTCTGCCCTTAACCCCCGGTTTAGCTGGGCGTTTAGGTATTGGGTAA
- a CDS encoding SMI1/KNR4 family protein, with product MQSEWLGLPRASEKEITATESRLRTKLPLSYREFLKVTNGWPGYPGVLRLRMAKEIDWFFVEHQNWIDIWTQSLRSLPPISDEQYLIYGKNLEQDIRVEYLQTNLQISDALDGEVILLNPQITHNQEWEAWLFSNHIPGVKRYRSFWEMLTTRGMGATP from the coding sequence ATTCAATCAGAATGGTTAGGTTTACCAAGAGCATCAGAAAAAGAAATTACTGCTACTGAATCTCGTTTGAGGACAAAATTACCACTATCTTACCGGGAATTTTTAAAGGTTACAAATGGCTGGCCTGGATATCCAGGGGTTTTAAGGTTACGGATGGCTAAAGAAATAGACTGGTTTTTTGTTGAGCATCAGAACTGGATTGACATCTGGACACAAAGCTTGAGAAGTTTACCACCTATATCTGATGAGCAATACTTGATATATGGAAAAAATTTAGAGCAAGATATACGTGTAGAGTATCTACAAACAAACCTACAAATTAGTGATGCGTTGGATGGTGAAGTTATTTTACTTAACCCTCAAATTACTCATAATCAAGAATGGGAAGCTTGGTTATTTAGTAATCATATTCCTGGAGTTAAACGTTATCGGTCTTTTTGGGAAATGCTCACTACAAGAGGAATGGGCGCTACACCTTAA
- a CDS encoding DUF2330 domain-containing protein → MKRLRIVISSLLITVLAVLCFAPTAWAFCGFYVAKADSKLYNQASQVIMARDGDRTVLTMANDFKGEVKDFAMVVPVPTVIKKEQVRVAPPKIVERLDAFSAPRLVEYFDSDPCTEYDRVLNEALPAPAARARAGAARGSASELGVTVEARFNVGEYDIVILSAKESGGLETWLNRNGYKIPRGAKQLLQPYVRSGMKFFVAKVNLDKFEESGYQFLRPLQISYQSRKFMLPIRLGMINANAAQDLIVYVLSPKGQAEITNYRTVKVPSDANIPVFVKNEFSDFYKSMFQTSYLKEDRKVAFLEYAWDMSSCDPCSAEPLNPEELKQAGVFWLDNNSSNDEPFPSGFRRPPIVSSSVFITRLHIRYTRDRFPEDPIFQATSNQESFQGRYILQHPFTGELKCQAGREYKRSLPKRFEQEAQTLAKLTNWNIQDIRRKMKLTVGDLNSSWWGNFFSWLVGM, encoded by the coding sequence ATGAAGCGATTGAGAATAGTAATTTCATCATTATTAATTACTGTATTGGCTGTACTGTGTTTTGCTCCCACAGCCTGGGCATTTTGTGGCTTTTATGTTGCCAAAGCCGATAGTAAATTATACAACCAAGCCTCTCAAGTAATTATGGCGCGGGATGGCGATCGCACCGTTTTGACTATGGCCAATGACTTCAAAGGCGAAGTCAAAGATTTTGCAATGGTTGTACCTGTACCCACAGTCATCAAAAAAGAACAAGTCCGTGTTGCTCCACCCAAAATTGTCGAGCGTTTAGATGCTTTTAGCGCACCACGCTTAGTAGAATACTTCGACTCTGATCCTTGCACCGAATACGACCGAGTACTTAACGAAGCCTTACCCGCACCAGCAGCCAGAGCTAGAGCCGGAGCAGCCAGAGGTAGTGCGAGTGAGTTAGGCGTAACCGTCGAAGCACGTTTCAACGTTGGCGAATATGACATTGTAATTTTAAGTGCAAAAGAATCCGGCGGCCTGGAAACTTGGCTAAATCGCAACGGCTACAAAATTCCCAGAGGAGCAAAACAGCTACTCCAACCTTATGTCCGCTCTGGGATGAAATTTTTTGTGGCGAAAGTCAACCTCGATAAATTTGAAGAATCTGGCTATCAGTTTTTACGTCCGTTACAAATTTCTTACCAATCACGTAAATTCATGCTGCCCATTCGTTTGGGTATGATTAATGCCAACGCTGCTCAAGATTTAATTGTCTATGTCCTCTCACCCAAAGGGCAAGCAGAAATCACCAACTACCGCACCGTGAAAGTTCCTTCCGATGCCAACATTCCGGTATTTGTCAAAAATGAATTTAGTGATTTTTACAAGTCCATGTTCCAAACATCCTACCTAAAAGAAGACAGAAAGGTAGCTTTCTTGGAATATGCTTGGGATATGAGTAGTTGCGATCCTTGTTCCGCAGAACCTCTGAACCCAGAAGAACTCAAACAAGCGGGTGTATTTTGGCTAGATAATAATTCCAGCAATGACGAGCCATTCCCGTCCGGTTTCCGTCGTCCGCCAATTGTTAGTAGCAGCGTTTTCATCACTCGCTTACATATTCGCTACACCCGTGATAGATTCCCTGAAGACCCAATTTTTCAAGCTACTTCTAACCAAGAATCTTTCCAAGGGCGATACATTTTACAGCATCCCTTTACAGGCGAACTCAAATGTCAAGCTGGTAGAGAATACAAGCGTTCTTTACCCAAGCGATTTGAACAAGAAGCCCAAACCTTAGCCAAACTCACTAATTGGAATATCCAAGATATTCGCCGCAAAATGAAACTGACTGTGGGTGATTTAAATTCTTCTTGGTGGGGAAACTTCTTCTCATGGTTGGTGGGAATGTAA
- a CDS encoding RnfABCDGE type electron transport complex subunit D: MLLKDIRDYQILFLGSFLVLGIGTRDWTLHPELIGVVIASCLSTQWILSKLNSQEPEQKLNLRSALITSLGLSLLLRADHWTTMMLAGVSAIASKFCFKVGDKHFFNPGNFGIITALTLTSDAWVSPGQWGEEWWYGLLFAGTGGLILQRIGRWDTTAAFLGSYSLLEAIRNLWLGWTWDVYWHRLMSGSLLLFALFMVTDPRSIPNAKIGRIVWAICIASLTFILRNNFFISTAVFWSLFALAPLTIVIDWLWSSPRFAWFENIRTQEN, translated from the coding sequence ATGTTGCTGAAAGATATACGGGACTATCAAATTCTATTTCTCGGTTCATTTTTAGTCTTGGGAATTGGCACCAGAGACTGGACACTGCATCCAGAATTGATTGGTGTAGTGATTGCGTCTTGTTTATCAACGCAGTGGATATTGTCAAAGCTCAATAGCCAAGAGCCAGAACAAAAGCTAAATCTGCGTAGTGCCTTGATTACTTCCCTGGGACTGAGTTTGCTCTTACGGGCTGACCATTGGACAACAATGATGTTAGCAGGAGTAAGTGCGATCGCCAGTAAATTTTGCTTCAAAGTCGGCGATAAACATTTCTTCAACCCAGGTAATTTTGGCATTATCACCGCTTTAACCCTCACCTCAGATGCGTGGGTATCTCCCGGACAGTGGGGTGAAGAATGGTGGTATGGGCTGTTATTTGCTGGGACTGGCGGTTTGATTTTACAACGCATTGGTCGTTGGGATACCACGGCCGCTTTTTTAGGTTCCTACTCTTTGTTAGAAGCCATACGCAACCTTTGGCTCGGTTGGACTTGGGACGTGTATTGGCATCGCTTAATGAGTGGGTCTTTGCTGCTGTTTGCCTTATTTATGGTGACAGATCCGCGCTCAATTCCCAACGCCAAAATCGGGCGGATAGTTTGGGCTATCTGCATTGCCAGCTTAACTTTCATCCTGCGAAATAACTTCTTCATTTCTACAGCCGTATTTTGGTCATTGTTTGCCCTTGCACCATTGACCATTGTGATTGATTGGCTGTGGTCATCACCCAGATTTGCTTGGTTCGAGAACATAAGAACGCAAGAGAATTAA
- a CDS encoding WD40 repeat domain-containing protein, which translates to MLRPHIFLAFIAALTLPLTIWQSLDIYTAHAAIAQIPDSPSQPNFANFRLIYSLVGHTGTVKSLAFSPDGKILASGGAENEGAIRLWNPLTGKKLANSKAHKTSVESLVIAPDGQTLVSCSTDNTINIWNLKNNKFRRSFVGHTSNVLSLAVSPDSKVLVSGALDGIRVWDLLQQRPLTTLIKVSDSIYTVAISPDGQTVASGDNKGEIKLWDLESGKLIRSFSAHSQAVNAVAFTPDGTTLISASRDRTIKLWNLQSKSLSRILKGHNNWVNAIAVNPNGQTLASAGRDGIKLWDLTTGELLSTLYGHSDWVNAIAFSPDGRLLASGGFDGRVNIWGNIQPKRK; encoded by the coding sequence TTGCTGCGCCCGCATATTTTCTTGGCTTTTATAGCAGCCTTGACTCTGCCGCTAACTATTTGGCAAAGTTTAGATATTTATACTGCTCATGCTGCGATCGCTCAAATACCAGATTCCCCATCTCAACCTAATTTTGCCAATTTCCGCTTAATTTATAGCTTGGTGGGACACACTGGAACGGTGAAATCTCTGGCTTTTAGTCCCGATGGCAAAATTCTCGCCAGTGGTGGTGCTGAAAATGAAGGTGCAATTCGCCTGTGGAATCCTTTAACTGGCAAAAAGTTGGCGAATAGCAAAGCACACAAAACCTCTGTAGAATCCTTGGTGATTGCGCCAGATGGGCAAACCCTAGTTAGTTGTAGTACAGATAACACAATTAATATTTGGAATCTTAAAAATAATAAATTTCGTCGTTCCTTTGTCGGACACACCAGTAACGTCTTATCTTTAGCGGTATCTCCTGATAGTAAAGTGCTAGTTAGTGGTGCTTTAGACGGAATTCGGGTATGGGATTTATTACAGCAACGCCCATTGACAACTTTAATCAAGGTTAGTGACTCAATTTATACAGTAGCAATTAGCCCTGATGGTCAAACAGTTGCCAGTGGTGATAATAAAGGCGAAATCAAGCTTTGGGACTTGGAGAGTGGTAAATTAATTCGGTCATTTTCGGCACATTCCCAAGCTGTGAATGCTGTAGCTTTTACCCCCGATGGTACAACCTTAATTAGTGCCAGCCGCGATCGCACCATTAAACTTTGGAATCTGCAATCAAAAAGCCTTTCCCGTATCCTCAAAGGACATAATAACTGGGTAAATGCGATCGCAGTTAACCCCAACGGCCAAACTTTAGCCAGCGCCGGCAGAGATGGCATTAAACTGTGGGATTTAACTACAGGCGAGTTATTAAGTACACTTTATGGACATAGTGATTGGGTAAATGCGATCGCTTTTAGTCCAGATGGCAGATTGTTAGCTAGTGGCGGTTTTGACGGCAGAGTCAACATTTGGGGAAATATACAACCAAAACGTAAGTAA